ACCGCCCATTACGGCGAGGTGGCCGAACGCATCAAGCACTGGATCACCGGCGACCCGCTTAACCTGATCGAGGCCCTGGCCGTCCGCATCGCCGAAGACCTCCTGGAGGAATTCCCGCTGGCCGCCGTGGACATCACGGTGCACAAGCCCAAGGCCCCCATTGAGGTGGAGTTCGGCGACGTCTCCGTCAGCGTGCATCGGCGGCGGTCGTGAACCCGCCGTATTCGAACAACCCGTATGTCCGGGCGGTACTGGCCCTCGGCAGCAACCTAGGCGAGCGGAACGACACCCTCTCCAGCGCCGTCGCGGACCTCGTGGACCGTCCGGAAGTGCGGCTGATCGCGGTTTCCCCGGTAGTCCAGACCAAGGCCGTCGGCGGACCTGAGGGCCAGCCTGACTTCCTTAACATGGTGATCACCGTGGAAACCTCGCTGCCGCCCTCGGAGCTGCTGCGCCATTGCCAGGCCGTGGAAAACAAGCACCACCGGGTGCGCGAAGTCAGGTGGGGTCCGCGGACCCTGGACGTGGACATCATCGCTTACGGTGACGTCGTGAGTTCGGATCCGGCACTGACCCTCCCGCATCCCCGCGCCGCGGAGCGGGCGTTTGTGCTCTACCCGTGGTCGCTCATCGACCCCTCGGCAGAGCTTAACGGCGTCCGGGTGGGCGAACTTGCCGCCAGGGCCGCGGACTTCCCGGACCTTGCCCCCTTCGACGGTTTCGGCGACTTCGACGGCCTGCCCACGGCAGGGGCAGTGGAGTAGGCCGTGAAACCCGTCAATCCGTTCCTCCTGATCGTCGTTGGGCTGGTCCTTGCCATTGCCGGCTGGTTCGCGACCGTCATGACCACCCGCTACGGCCTTGCCACCCCCGTGCTCCCCCAGACCGGGCTGGTGACCATGGGAGTGATCGTGGCGCTCACGCTGGTGCTGGGGATCCGCGTTCTGCGCTGGCGGAACGGCAAGAAGAAGAAAATGCTGAACCCCATCCTGGCCGCCTGGACCCTGGTCCTCGCCCAGGCATGTGCGTACACCGGAACGGTGCTGCTGGGCTGGCACGCGGGAATCTTCCTGGACCTGCTCAGGCTTTGGAACCTGCGCAG
Above is a window of Arthrobacter sp. FB24 DNA encoding:
- a CDS encoding DUF3180 domain-containing protein, which encodes MKPVNPFLLIVVGLVLAIAGWFATVMTTRYGLATPVLPQTGLVTMGVIVALTLVLGIRVLRWRNGKKKKMLNPILAAWTLVLAQACAYTGTVLLGWHAGIFLDLLRLWNLRSDQGITWLAFSMAGGGLAMIIVGLVVERFCRIPPEDGDADGATGTPGRGARKPKGEGEYAYRGD
- the folK gene encoding 2-amino-4-hydroxy-6-hydroxymethyldihydropteridine diphosphokinase; the encoded protein is MNPPYSNNPYVRAVLALGSNLGERNDTLSSAVADLVDRPEVRLIAVSPVVQTKAVGGPEGQPDFLNMVITVETSLPPSELLRHCQAVENKHHRVREVRWGPRTLDVDIIAYGDVVSSDPALTLPHPRAAERAFVLYPWSLIDPSAELNGVRVGELAARAADFPDLAPFDGFGDFDGLPTAGAVE
- the folB gene encoding dihydroneopterin aldolase → MDTITLSGVTAVGHHGVFDFERRNGQPFIVDAVLHLDFTKAAASDDVLDTAHYGEVAERIKHWITGDPLNLIEALAVRIAEDLLEEFPLAAVDITVHKPKAPIEVEFGDVSVSVHRRRS